DNA sequence from the Rattus rattus isolate New Zealand chromosome 2, Rrattus_CSIRO_v1, whole genome shotgun sequence genome:
agatggctcagcggttaagagcactgactgctcttccagagatcatgagttcaattcccagcaaccacatggtggctcacaaccatctgtaaagagatcggatgccctcttctggtgtatctgaagacagctacagtgtacttatatataataaatgaataaatcttttttaaaaaaatggtaactTTCAGTGGTGGAGGATTGGGTCCCAGGGAGATCCGAGTATCCTCAATCCTGAATTTTTATTAGAGGCAATGAATGCAAAGATGCTATGCAAATATTAAACCCTGTTTACAAGGAAAGAGAGTGTTTTGCTTAACAGATTACCAAGGAGGACAAAGACAAGGAAGTATGAATCTAAAACTATGTGGCAACATTAGAGCTCTTGTCTTAAGCTTCGTACATTcccatttctttcattaattcattcctttctttctttctcttcttcttcctcttcctcttcttctttttgtttgttcatttggaggttttgagttttttgagacaaggtttctctgtatagtcctggctatcctggaactcactctgtagaccaggctagcctcaagctcacaggtctgtctctacctccccagtgcaggAATTAAAGTTCGCCAGGCCCAGATCACTGTCACATATTCTTGAGATGAGAATGTCTACTATACAAATCACCTGCTTCCTCAGTGTGTTAAGGGCCAGAGTGCTCTGGTGGCAGGATGTGTTTCTTTCTTGGAAGAGGGGCTTGACAATCGTTTTCATTATTGAAACCAAGCCTTGCACTGCTGgtcctcttgctcctccttccAGCTGATGGCGTCACAAGCATGTCCCACGACATCAGGCTAATTCACGCTGGAAAACACAGGGCACCAAGGGACCATTTTAACAGCTGAGTGCCATCCCCAGACAAATCACCACTGTCCACAGATCCACCTTAGTGAACTACCAAGAAGCACCAATCACTGACTTTCCCATGCTGCCCAACTCCGTGCCTTTGAAAAACCATACATGGTCCAGACCCATGAAGCATTGTAACCAATTTTCTTACACTGTCGGTTATGACATTTCACAGAACCTGGTTTATTAATTCCCACATGTTGGAGAGACCTTTCTTGGGGAGACCTTTCTTCCtattgtatgaatgtgtgtctctgaattttttcaattgttaattctaTACCCACAGAGAGCTAAGTgctggcaggatttgggtattgtcatttctttttttttcttttttttctttttttaaaattatttttatttcatgtgtattagtgtttgaaggcatctgattccctggaactagagttgcagacagttgtgagccgccatgtgggtgctgggaattgaactcggaacctctggaagagcaaccagtgctcccaaccactaggccatctctccagtcccagggaattaTCACTTCTATGCCCATCATTGGGTTTTCTATCTGTAAATGCTTGTCCTTCCACACCTGCCCAAAACATGAAGGTCAGACAGCTCTCAATGCCTTAGGCAACCAAAGAGAAGGCCCAGGTGTTGGTTGTAATAAAGACAGCTGTGGCAGGAAATAAGTGTCGGATGctccaggcaggcagagggaCAGGAAAGTCATAAGCAGAGGCAGACCTGGGAGGGAACAGAAGAGAGACCAGACTGGAGCAGAGAGGTAAAGAGCTGAGACGTCAGGTTAAGTTAGAAGCTAGCTGAGAGACTGCCCCATCAAAAGGTCTAAAGCTTTAAACTTTATAGAAGtctcatttcttatttattctgcAAGTGGAACTGAAAAAGGCCTCCTCTACTTACACACCCCCAGCTTACAGAGCATCTGCCACTAATCCATACAAATCTGTGCCCACCGAAATGGACCCTGCACCCAGATAAGACGCCCAGTCACACCATTGTTGCTCTCCCCAACATTGGCATTTTGTGTACCCATAACTGACCCATGTGGGCCACCATAGTCCTAGGTCAGCATTCAACACAAGtcctaagtttttgtttttgtttttttttgttttttttttttttttttcagagctgaggaccgaacccagggccttgtgtttgctaggcaagcgctctaccactgagctaaatccccaaccccaagtcctaAGTTTTGACTGCTTCCATTCACTAAACATTCCTATTTACCCTGGATGGGCATCTTTAACCCCAAATCAATTGGCTTGAGGAACAGCTTCTCCCTGGTGTACGTTCTTCCCATCCTGAGGTCGGTATGCACACTTAGTCGCGACTTTGAGGTTGTCAGCCAGTACTCTGAAGCTTTCCAGTGGATGGGATTCTGGGCATTCcgtgcttcttttattttttgcaggCATGATGGCTGTGCCTGCTTGGTGACCATTTGATGGGAGTTCAAAATTGTGATGTACGACAAATTCTTTGCTAGGCCAGGGGATTTGGCTATTGTAGGGCAAGAAAAGTAGTTACCCCTGAAACTCCAAACACAGCTACTTTAAAATGTAGGAACCAACTATTCTTTCTCCAGGAACAACACAGTGGCTCCAGCAGCCAAGAGGTTGCATCATatgtttttagttgttgttgtttaaaaagatttatttattatatatgagtacactatcactgtcttcagacgcaccagaagagggcactggatcccattacagatggttgtgagccaccatgtggttgctgggacttgaactcaggacctctggaagaacagtcagtgctcctaaccactgagccatcgctccagcccaaattgtttgtttgtttgtttgcttgttttaatgcatttgtttttgttcattttaggcAGGATATAgtataacccaagctggcctcgaaccctTGATCTCTATGCTTCCATTTCCaaagggctaggattacaggtgtgtgcccccaTATGTGTAATCCTAGTCCCAGGACGTCAAGCTGGCACAATAGTTTTAACTGCAAACTACATGAGACTCAGTGAAACCACCCAGTTTAAGCCCCAGGAAGAGTGACTGACTGCACACATTAAGGATACCCACTGGATGCATCATCTCAGAGGACTGGACACAGAAGCCAAGAAGTTACCATGTGCAAAGAAAGTGTGGAAACCTATCACCCCCATAGCTACTGTTGCTTAGCTATGAGGAAATGCAAAGGAGGGTAGCATCGATGGAACTGATCAAAAAGAGGTTCTTCCCTTCATAGGTTAAAAAATATCAAggccggctggagagatggctcagtggttaagagcactgactgctctcccagaggtcctgagttcaaatcccagcaaccacatggtggctcacaactatctgcaatgaggtctgatgccctcttctggtgtgtctgaggacagagacagtgtacttatatataataaataaaacaaatctttaaaaaataatatatcaagGCAGATCAAGTTCATGAGTGACAAAGCCAGGGACAGTTAAGGCTGGAGACCGACAGGAGCACCCACTCCCAATTGCAACATCGATCCTGTACATTGTGCAAAGCTGGTGAACCTGGCCTGAGTGCACCTGGCTCAGCTCCCAAGACTGCCCACAAGTTACTTCTTTCCTCCGTTGTTGTCCAGGTCTCCTGTCTGGTTAGATGGTGTCCTgagggaaggcagagaagaggatAATGAGCACCAcgtccttctctttctttccttgaagCGGAGGACCAGGCTTGCTACACAGCCCTGGCTCGCCTGCTAGGTCACCCAGACGACtctcaaacttgtggcaatccttctGCTTTAGCCTCTGAAGCGCAGGGCTTACAGAGCTGAGCCAACCTTGAATATAGACTCTCGGAACACTCAAATACGAGAGAGTCTTCTTTTTTGTGGGGATGTGGTGGGAGCGGGCAGCGAGGGGTGAGATGTAGGGGCGGCTGTTACTCGGGCTTGGCTTTTACAGCTGTCAACAATGGTAGCCCCTGGAGGCTGGTGTGAGCCTCTTTTCTGAAGGACATGGTATGAGGAGAGCAACAACACAGCTGGAGCAAGGAAGCAAACACCACAGAGGTACCGTTTTTCCTTTATTATGAACAGTTTAGATAGACGGAGAAGCACTGGctatgtttgcttatttttaaatgccCCCCCCCTTTGCATCTGTTGGGGTGACCTTCCTCCAACTGTATGAaggtgtctctctctgtattttttttaaagatatttatagggctttttttttttttttttttttttggttctttttttcggagctggggaccgaacccagggccttgcgcttcctaggcaagtgctctaccactgagctaaatccccaacccaaagatatttattatatataagtacactgtagctgtcctcagacacaccagaagagggcatcagatctcattacagatgttgtgagccaccatgtggttgctgggaattgaactcaggacctctggaagagcagtcggtgctcttaatcactgagccatctctccagccccgtctgtattttcaattgttaattctcTACCAGCAGAGAGCTAAGTGCTGGTGGGATTTtggtattgtcatttctatggCCCAACActgggttttctattttgtaaaatgtgAGTCTAAGGCCAACTTATACTACACAAGATCCCACTTCAAAGTAAAATAATGTTGTGCCTATTACAGGAAATAGATTTGAAGACAGTAATAACGGACACTAGAAAAGCCATGAAAACTGTACAGTAATAATCAACATTAAAGACGGAGAAAGGAACATACATTCCAGAAATATCTAGGAGATGGGTTTACAGGACTTGGTGATTGCCTGGATTGGGTGGTAAGAGTGATTCCCCAATGTGAATTCTCTGGTGATGAGCGAGATGTGCGTGTTGCCTGAAGGTTTTCTTGCATTCTTTACATTCGTAGGGTCTCTCTTCCGTATGGATTCTCTGATGTTGGACAAGGGATCCACAGTAACTGAAGGCCTTCCCACAAACGTtgcattcatagggcttctccccGGTGTGAACCCTCTGGTGCTGAGTGAGGGATGAGTCGTTGCTAAAGGCCTTCCCACATTTACTGCATTCGTAgggcttctccccagtgtgaaCTCTCTGAGGCTGAGTGAGGTAGGCAATCTGGCTGAAGGCCTTCCTACATTCCTGGCACTTATACGGTTTCTCTCCGGTATGAATTCTCTCATGTTGAGCAAGGTGGGAATTTTGGCTGAAAGCCTTCCCGCATTCCTTACATTCATAGGGTCTCTCCCCTGTATGGATTCTCTGATGCACAGTAAGGTATGCACGAAGGCTAAATGCTTTCCCACAGACCCTGCactcataaggtttctctccgcTGTGAATCCTCTGGTGTTGAGTAATGGATGACCTATTGCTaaaggccttcccacactccACACACTCGTAGGGCTTCTCCCCGGTGTGAGCTCTCTGATGCTGAGCCAGGTAGGCGAACTGGCTGAAGGCCTTCCTGCACACCTTACACCCATAAggcttttctccagtgtgaaCTCGCAGGTGCTGAACGAGATGTGCGTTCTGgctgaaggccttcccacactcctGACACTCGTAGGGTTTCTCTCCCGTGTGAATCCTGTGGTGCTGGACAAGGTTGGATCTCTggctgaaggctttcccacactctaTACAcgcatagggcttctctccagtgtggattCTCTGATGGAGAGCAAGGGATGAGCTCTGGCTAAAAACCTTCTCACAACCGTTACATTTCAGCCGTTTCTTCTCTGTGCAGACGCTCTTGGGCTTGAGAGGCTTTGGGCTGTTTTTCAAGCTTTTCTGGAATGTGCCTTCTTCATGTGCCGTGTTCTCTGCTGGGCTCGTCGGTCGTGTATGAAGCAGTGTGTTCTGGTGGAAACTTCCCCAAGATCTCTTATCAATGAACGCTTCAACAGCAATGGTCTCTTCCTCCAGACAAACCTTTAAATTCCCGTATTGCCTCTTGAAATGATGACCCTGGCTCCATTCTCCCACCAAACTGGGATACTCCAGGCCAAGACTTCTAAGTTCTTCTATTATCTTTCTGGATGATTCCTCTTCATAGAGTTCCTGCTTTGGGATTAACTCTTCAGTCTCATACACAGGCTCCCAGcctaaaagtaataataaaaagtgtCTTCTTCATGGCCATGAGAGTCTGTCTGCGAACTTAGTACCAAACAAAACCCCATGGAACATTGACTTTCAAAGCTCTGAAGAGTATAACAAACTGAATGTCAGTCATGAGGTCACGTGAGGAGTGATTAGAACTTTATGGAAACCAGTAAGGGGTGTCACAGGCGAGAGGAACTATGGCTATGACCGGACTTGGCTGTGAGTATAACTGAATAGTCTGTATTCCCATAACCACTTCATTCAAGAACATTCACTGAAAAATAACTATCGAATATTGGACGTTCTTGTGGATGCTTTTAGTATCAGGAGACAATGACCGCCTGCCTTCATTGATCTTATTTTCTTAGAGGAGACAAAAGCAAGTAAGAAAGTGCTATTGCATGTCAGAAGGTACTAATGCTGTAGAAAAGGGAATGGACGGGCAGTCATGTATCTGAACACAGAGGTCCTCAAGGTCCTAACACAGCATTggtgatttatttacttattgtacattttgttttgttataaattGTATTTCTACAGAATGATCAAGAGATTTAAACTTCATATactgaatggagagatggctcaagtgaTTAAGAGAATTTACGGTTCTTTCAGAGAATCCAAGACTGGTTCCAAGTATCCAGGATTACTACTGGTCCACTTCCAGGGGATGCAGTAtctctggcctcctccagcacttgaacacatgtacaccacacacacacacacacacacacacacacacacacatacacacacacatagacacacactccattgtggtggtttggataagaatggctcccacaggttcatatatttgaatgcttggttcctagtttatggaactgtttgggaaggattaggaggtgtgctcTTGTTTGAAGAAGTATATCACTAGAGGTGGACTTTaatgtttcaaaagcccatactgCTATCCCCAGTTAGTGCtctcttgtgctctctctctctctctctctctctctctctctctctctctctctctctctctcctctctctttctgtgcctggTGTGAATCAGATGTAATTTTTTAGATATTTCTCCCGCatagatgtctgtctgtctgctgccttTATCCCCGTCAAAATGGCGATGGACTtcccctttgaaactgtaagccctcAATAAACCGTTTCTTCCCTCTATAagttgtcatggtgtctcttcacagcaatagtaaaggaattaaaataaaaactacaaaagaacaGCAGACAAGGACAGGACAAAACGGGCCTGAGATATGCCCAGAcaagcctaaaaacaaggtcatgagattgttccaggaactagctagcCACTGCCAAACTCCCTGCTCTACAAATAGAGATAAGACGCTCTCCTACATTATGAACATTCCAGCCCACACGTACTGCTTGCTGATATgaccttgtacccatttcccttgctgatGTATGAATTAGCCAATCAAGTATAACCACGCCGAATCCCCTTGCCTTCCCCTATAAAAATCCTTGAATTTCGAGTCTTGGGgttgactcctctgtctcctgtgtgagatatgagCCGTCCCAGAGCTCTGATAATAAACTGCCTCGTGTGCTTTACCTCAAGAGCCGGTCTCTCGCGTTTCTTGGGGGAGTACAATCCCGCGACTGGAGTGGGGTCTCCCGAGAGGGGGTCCTacaatagaaaagtgactaagacacacacacacacacacacacacacacacacaaagttcaaaaataaagtaatttcttCCAAACTCCATATATGTGACAATGGTTGTTTACGTGAGTGATCTGTTTAACAGTAACACACTAAGTTTAATTCAGCATCGTTTACTACAACAGTTGCCCGTGAAAATTTCCTCTCAGACCCTGGCTAAGAAAGTTTGGGATATGGGGTTGGGAGAGGTATTTACAACAACAAAGCAGTCCTTCGTTCCTCCTCAGGGTTTCCTAGGTCACCACACCGTTAGCTTGACCACTTTGTTCCTCCGTTGTTCGTCAGCTGCTCACCTTGGCTTTCCTTAAAAACTGTCCATCTTCCTGCTACCCagaattctgtctgtctctgggttTCCAGCACGGCACACTTTCTCTTCACACATGCGGTCTGTAGCTGTCTCTGCTGCTAGCCTACCAACAGCGTGGTTTtctgtacacacatgtaacacacgtGTGGTACCTTGgggtgaggagacaggaaggagcgGTGTGGGAGGTGCTAGTTAGTAACGCTGGTATTGATTGGAGGAGCAGAAGAGGATGGACTGACTGACAGAAAGACCAGGCATTTGTGAATACACTGCCAACACTAACAGGAGAGAACAGCGCTGAGTTCACAGCATACAAGGTTCAAGGTACTTCAGGAGAATTATTCCAGGTATGACAAAATGGAGATTAGGCAACTTTTCTAGGATTTCACTACATGAAAGGGTCAGGATTTGAGCCTGGATTCTGTTGCCTCTCGGTGTGGGCCTGGAGTTCATCAAATCAGGGAAAGAGTATTTTATAAACTGGAATGGAACTGCGGACCTGAGAAAGAGCAGGAGTCAGACAATGGTGAAGTGAGTTATGGGACCAAGGGGCAGAGCATGGCGAGAGAGGAGTAAGGTGTTCGAGGGGATTGCGACCTTGAAGGCCCAGTTTCTTTCAGGCCCACGACATTTGGGAACACGCCACACAAAAGAACGGAGACTCATTGTCTTGAGTCAGGTTGATCAGTCACATCAGAGGTCCTGTCCATTTCCTCTGCACTCACCCGTGGACAAACTGCCCATCAGCTCTGTCCGCACTCTCCATGGCTCTTTCCCTTGTTCCAACAGGAATATTACACTTGGCTTAGAAAAGCAAAGGCCTgtaaatgtgaaaagaaatgaCGTAGTTACACTGAAGGCAGCCCACATCTTGCATCTGGTATCAACGACATGGCAGGGCAGGCCCCACACCCAGGGGTAGTTGACCAGcatgaaaaacatgaaataatgCAATTTATACTACAAAAtgtagttttgtttcattttggtttttttttttttgtcttattgagcttttttttttaaaaggtattatttatttattttacgtatgtgagtatgCTGTAACAGTCttcaaacacagcagaagaggacatcggatcccatcccagatggttgtgagccaccatgtggttgctgggatttgaactcaggacctctgggagagcagtccttgctcttaactgctgagccatctctccagcccatcttatTGATCTTTTGgctgtttggtttgatttttgtttttgttgttctgtttgttttgttgttgttcttagtttcttgattttttttgtttttttttgaaagagagaaaaagtataAAGTTGATTGGGTATTGAAGAGGGAAGAGTCTCTGGTAGGAGCTGAGGGacgggaaaacatgatcaaagtatattatatgggaaaaaaataataaaataatatctggggctgaagaaatggctcagccagaAAGGCACCCATGCAAAAAGCATGGGGGTGTACACCTGGAATCACAgttatgagagacagagacaagcagacccTTGGAActcactgcccagccagcctAGAAAACCAGTgaggtccaggttcagtgagacatcctgtctcaaaaaacacaggactggggctggagagatggcacaggggttaagagcactgactgctcttccagaggtcctgagttcaattcccagcaaccacatggtggctcatagccatctgtaatgggatcagatgccctcttctgatgtgtctgatgacagtgacagtgtactcacatacatgaaataaataaacctttaaaaaaaaacccaaaaaacagcAAAACggtagggctggtgagatgggccACAAGATAGGCACTTGCTGACAAAGCAGGATGCCGAGTTTGGTCACCAGGACACCTGTGGTAGAGAGATCTGACTCTGAGGGACTGTCTTCTGACTGCCACAAGCCCCTGCcgacacacagtaaataaatgtgtAGAAACTGCTCCTATCCAAAACCAATGAAACACaacaccagagattatgaaacaTTTGGTCAAGGCCAACGATAGGCCCACTACCGCCACCTCCATGATTTTGCATCACGGTATACACTCACCCAAACTATGCCTATGCTACCAAAATATTCACAGTGACAGTCACAAACTCCCTTATGAATAAAGTCCCACTTGGCAAGGGGAAGACATCTTCACTGTCTTACTTGTGGTTACTATTGCTGTAAGGAAGCACCATGACCCAAGCAACTtggggagtgtggtggtttgaataagaatgccccccCCAGGCTTATatattgaatgcttggtcatctaggagtggcactacttgagggggattaggaagtgtggccttgtgggaggaagtgtgtcacctggggatgggctttggggtttcaaaagctcaagccaggcctagtgcgTCTCTTCTTTCCTACCACCTATGGGttcagatatagaactctcaacttctccagcaccatgtctgcctgtgtgccctgtgatggcaatggactgaacctgtggaactgtaagccaggcccaattaaatgctttcctttataagcatTCCTGGGGTcctggggtctcttcacagcagtaggatATTGGCTAAGACAGGGAGAAAAAGGGTTTTTTTGGCTTATGCTTCAACAGTGTCGTCTatcctgaaggaagtcaggtcaggagttcaaacagggtgagaacctggaggcaggagctgatgcagaggccatggacgggtgctgcttactggcttgctccccatggcttcctcagtctgctttcttatagaacctaagctCATCCgtaatgggctgggtcctcctccatcagtcagtaattaagaaaatatcctacaggCTGGCCTGCTGCCCAATCGTATTCTTCgctgaggctccctcctctcagatgactttagcttgcgtctggttgacataaaactgtccagcacaCTCACCCAGAGACACCAACATCACATGACTGTACAAAGGCCTCTGAGAAGGATTCAGGCAATCCCGTTCCTCTTGGGAGAAGTCTATTGCCACATCCCTGAAGGTCACCATCTCCTgaagtaagagaaagaaaaggaactaaCCTCCCCACCCACCATGTTCACCCCATCTACTCAGCACCAGGCATTAAATACTTCACTCCTCAAGCATCAGCCTTAACAATCATTCTTCTATCCAATTAGGAATATGAAGGTGCTCCCTGATACCACAGCCCCAAATATGTCAGCCATTTTCCTTCTCAgggtctctgtatttctcagatcattctgatttatttttatttatatgagtacactgtcgctgtcttcagacacaccagaaaagggcatcagatcccattacagatggttgtgagccaccatttggttgctgggatttgaactcaggatctctggaagagcagtcagagttcttaaccactgaaccttctctccagcccctctcagaTCATTCTGAATAGCACTCCTACCTCAATTCCCTACTGGTCTGGCTGTCCTtgctgtatgtatgcatgtatgtatgcatgtatgtatgcacatatgtatgttcaAGTGCGCTGCGTACCCACTGATACAAAAGTACTGGCACTCATATGGCATTCAGATACTCACTGGACAatctggaatgaatgaatgaatgaatgaatgaatgaatgcagaagGGTTGAAACATTTCAAGAAGATCAAGGGATGAAATGACCCATTGTTACTTGGCAGTTTGGCTCTGGAAATTGTGCTAAACTGGACAGAGCCAATTGTCTTTGTGTACAGAAACGGAAGCTTCATTCCTAATTTTGCTTCTGCCTATAGGGGGCAGGGCAGAGTTCTTAACGATCTGGAGCTAAGCTACGATTCAGTTGCGCTCCAGGTTTCTTTAtgtgaaaaacacaaaacaacaacagcaacagcaacagcaacagcagcagcagcagcaacagcaacagcaacagcaacaacaacaacaacaacaacaacaacaacaacaacaacaacaggccaTAGatacttttccattctttttttgtgatttatttttaattgtgccTGTGTGGACATGAGTGCAggttcctgtggaggccagaagggggtccCAGAAATCCCCTAGAGTTGGAGTACTGGCAGTTGTGAGCGCCTGACATAGCAACTGCCTGACATAGCAACGGGaaatctctgcaagagcaatccCTCTAGCCCTCACCCTCTCGCTAGTCTGTACGATCAACAGAAAATAACCACAGGGTTGGCTGCAGGCAGCTCGGTGGCAAGAGCGTTTGCCCCtcatgcccaaggccctgggtttgattgccagtgttgtatttcattttaaaaggctTAAATCCCAAATTCACAGTCCATTTGTCCCCTAACACATGATGATAATGTGCTTAGCCTCTCCGGACGTAGAGTCAACCAACTGTGATGACAGTGTTGCAGGCAGCTGGGCATGGAATACGGCAGGAGAATTTCAAGTTTAAGAAGCCTAACGCTGTCGGAGAGGGGATGAAGCAGACTGAAAGCCGGGAGAATGGAAGCAGAGAGCCAAGTCAGGAGACTATACCCACAATGCACATGGGAGATGACAGTTCAAAATggaaaagagggggctggagagatggctcagtggttaagagcactgactgctcttccagatgtcctgagttcaaatcccagcaaccacatggtggctcacaaccatctgtaaaggcaTCCTTCTTCCggtatgtgtctgaagacagcaatagtgtactcatacattaaataaacaaatttgtttttaaaaagcagaacaagGGTTGGgagccagtggtagagcgcttgccagcaagcataaggccctgagttggtccccagctccaaaaaaaaaaaaaaaaaaaaaaaaagcagaacaaatgGAAAAGAAGTGGTGTCTTCAGTGGAAAGTAGTCCGATTCTAGCTCTGTTGGCAGGACGAACGGACTCATCCCCCCAGTGGAAAGGTAGCCTGAGCAATGGAGACAAGGGAGTCTGTAAGAGCTCCttagctcggggttggggatttagctcagtggtagagcgcttgcctagcaagcgcaaggccctgggttcggtccccagctctgaaaaaaaaaaagaattgaaaaaaaaaaagagccctttAGTCCTGCCCTGAGCCATTCAGTTCATTCTTCAAGAGCGTAGAGAGACCACATGTGAGGCCAGATCACATCACCTCTCACTGGGGAATCTGTATTCGATGGAAGACATTTATCTTTGAGATGGATGCAGCCACATGAAAGTGTCCAGCTGGTTGGATGTGAGAGTCACGCCCAGGAGTAGGAGCTGGACCTTCAATGCCAGAGCTCAAGAGGCAGAGTGGTACTTtttgaattcaaggcctatatgGTCTAAGTAAGATcctgtatgggtgtgtgtgtgtgtgtgtgtgtgtgtgtgtgtgtgtgtgtgtgaaaaatgtTTAGGCACAgagagtatttttaaaacactagACAAGATGAAATTATAAAACAGCCATGGATAAAAAGTGAGGGTCCCAGAA
Encoded proteins:
- the Znf570 gene encoding zinc finger protein 570 encodes the protein MVTFRDVAIDFSQEERDCLNPSQRPLYSHVMLVSLGLCFSKPSVIFLLEQGKEPWRVRTELMGSLSTGWEPVYETEELIPKQELYEEESSRKIIEELRSLGLEYPSLVGEWSQGHHFKRQYGNLKVCLEEETIAVEAFIDKRSWGSFHQNTLLHTRPTSPAENTAHEEGTFQKSLKNSPKPLKPKSVCTEKKRLKCNGCEKVFSQSSSLALHQRIHTGEKPYACIECGKAFSQRSNLVQHHRIHTGEKPYECQECGKAFSQNAHLVQHLRVHTGEKPYGCKVCRKAFSQFAYLAQHQRAHTGEKPYECVECGKAFSNRSSITQHQRIHSGEKPYECRVCGKAFSLRAYLTVHQRIHTGERPYECKECGKAFSQNSHLAQHERIHTGEKPYKCQECRKAFSQIAYLTQPQRVHTGEKPYECSKCGKAFSNDSSLTQHQRVHTGEKPYECNVCGKAFSYCGSLVQHQRIHTEERPYECKECKKTFRQHAHLAHHQRIHIGESLLPPNPGNHQVL